TGGATAAAGTCAAAATTAAATCTCCAATTGAAGCCGTTTTAGACTCCATTAGTTCGCTTTGGCAAATAGATGAGATGGAAAAATACAATTGTAATTTATTTAATGAACTAAAAAATATAGAAGTTTTGCTAAAAGAGATCCCCCACTATCGAGATCATTTTATGCATCAGTTTCAAGTGTTTCTTTTAGGATGTTGTATAATCGATAAGATGTACAAGTTTAAGAAGACTAAAAATTTTTCTACTTTTTCTGATTTATATTTTAAGTCAATTGAAAATACTTTGTCTGGCAATCAAAAATTTAGTGAGGATGAAAAACGTAAAATAGCTGAGACTGCTTGGCTAATTGCCTCGACAACCCACGATCTTTGTTATCCCCTAGAAAGGTTCGATGATTGGATAGGTATATTTATTTCTACTTTCTTTAGCACTGAGAAGAAGTTGGTGGGTGATATTGAGTTAACAAAACTTGCAGGTGAAGCACTACCATATATAGATAGATGGGCAGAGTTTTGTGGGCAATCAATGAAGATTGGAAGTGATCTTGTAAATAGTCTAAAATCTAAGTTTCTCGATAAAATGGGTGAGAGAGATCATGGAGTTCTTGGAGCTCTTTCTATCTTGAGTAAAAATGTAATGAATAATGAAATAATTTTACCTGCAAGTATCGCCATTGCTTCACATAAGAAAATGCTATCTGATTTTCCAGATATAACATTCGAAGATTCTCCACTGGTTTTTCTCTTGAATTATTGCGACATGGTACATGAATGGGGGCGATGTAAAGATGTTGGATTTGAGGAGGAACTGCGCTTATTGGAAAAGCTAGAAATTTCTCCAAAAAATATAAGAACTGAAATAAAACTGGGGGATAGAAAAAAAGCAAAGAATAAACTCGAAGAGTTACGGGGTTGTTTTTCAAAATTAAGGTCTTCTAAACCTATTTTTTGTATTTACATTAAAGATATTCCTGATGGAGTGGACTCCACATTCAGTGGAAGACAATAGGCGTGCTATGCGTCTGATAAATATAATATAAAATAGTCATTTTACTATGCTTTTCAAGATCGTCTGTGTAAGCTATGAAGTTACGGTCATAATTGCTTTCAACGATTGAAACGAATTTATTTCCAATCTCGGATAAGCACCGCCTATCCGCTGGGATGCCCTATCTCTTCTTTTTCTTCTACTTCTTCATCTCATCAATCCCATCCCAATTCTCGGAATAACTCCTTCATATTTGTGCTCTCTGGTATATCTCTTGATAGGAAGTTGGTTTGGTCTGGATTATAGTTATTAGTTTGTTTAATATATTATTTACCATACAACTTCACTGGTTTATTACTAGGCAAGGGAATAAACAATGATTGATAATGTCCCACCTCATCGGGATTCGATTCGTTGTTTGAGAGTATTTTTCGATTACATTACATTATACTCTTAAAGATGCGCATCTTGGAAAATTTATGCTTGTTTATGAGGTCTACGTTTAAGATAATTAGACGTTATTAGGTATCATAATATTCGAGTGAACTGGATGATCAACATTGAAAATTTAACAAAGAAATTTGAAAAAATAACTGCGGTGGATAATATAAGTCTACGGATAAAAGAAGGAGAGATATTTGGGTTGCTTGGACCAAATGGGGCAGGGAAAACCACGACCCTTCTGATGTTAACCACCCTTAAACCACCGACTTCAGGCACTGCAACTATCAATAATTTTGATATCATTAAACAACCTGATATGGTCAGAAAGTCGATTGGAATAGTGTTCCAGGACCCAAGTTCAGATGAGATACTAACTGGTTATGAGAATCTTAAGCTTCACGGATGGCTGTATGATATGCCGGATGATTTACGGGAACAAAGAATTATCGAAGTTCTTGACTTGGTCGATCTCACGAATAGGAAAGATGATTTAGTAAAAAAGTACTCAGGTGGCATGAGAAGAAGGCTGGAAATTGCCAGGGGGCTTATGCACCATCCAAAGGTGTTATTTTTGGACGAGCCGACTCTTGGGCTTGATCCCCAATCCCGTGAATATATCTGGACCTATATCGAGAAATTATCCAAGGAAAAAAACATTACCATTATTTTAACCACTCATTATATGGATGAGGCTGATAAATTGTGTGACCGTTTGGCCATCATCGACAGCGGGAAAATTGTTGTCATCGGTTCTCCAAAAAAATTAAAAAAAGATTTGGGCGGAGATATCATACGAATAAAAGCTGAAAAACTTAACATCGACGCTTTAAAACAATTAACCTATGTCAAAAATATCACTAATTGTGATGGTGAATTCTGTTTGACCGTTGAGGATGCCAATTTAAATTTACAAGAAATTTTGGGTATTGTCGGTAAAGTCGATTCCGTGGAGATCCGAACACCGACACTCGATGACGTATTTTTACATTATACCGGTCGAGGAATTCGAGAGAGTTCCCCGGAAGGTGGATGGGCTGAGAAAGCCATGCACATGAGGTCGAATTAATGGGTGAATTGAAAGGTATTTATGCCTTATGGTACAGGGAAATCAAGGTATTCACGAGAGAACGGTCCAGAGTTATCTCATCGATTGTTAATCCTCTGCTGTGGTTTTTTATCATCGGTGGGGGTCTTGGAGCATCTGTCTCATTTGGTAGTATAAATTATCAAACATTTATCTATCCTGGTATCCTAATTCAAACAGCACTATTT
The genomic region above belongs to Methanocellales archaeon and contains:
- a CDS encoding ATP-binding cassette domain-containing protein — encoded protein: MINIENLTKKFEKITAVDNISLRIKEGEIFGLLGPNGAGKTTTLLMLTTLKPPTSGTATINNFDIIKQPDMVRKSIGIVFQDPSSDEILTGYENLKLHGWLYDMPDDLREQRIIEVLDLVDLTNRKDDLVKKYSGGMRRRLEIARGLMHHPKVLFLDEPTLGLDPQSREYIWTYIEKLSKEKNITIILTTHYMDEADKLCDRLAIIDSGKIVVIGSPKKLKKDLGGDIIRIKAEKLNIDALKQLTYVKNITNCDGEFCLTVEDANLNLQEILGIVGKVDSVEIRTPTLDDVFLHYTGRGIRESSPEGGWAEKAMHMRSN